Within Vicia villosa cultivar HV-30 ecotype Madison, WI linkage group LG1, Vvil1.0, whole genome shotgun sequence, the genomic segment GTAGATGCAATATAAACATGTTTTGGGGATTGTTTCATTgcaacaacaatttttttaactCACCAGCTACACGTgcaccaaaaaaaaaataaaaagtgaaaaattacttttgaagaagatgaagaatgtaTTAAAATTCAGAAATTATCCTTTAGTGATTGGTTTTTCCGTCGCTAAATCGGTCACAAAAGTTGAATGTTACATGTCACCAGCCACATCAGCAAAAGTTAACGCCGTTATTGGCAtttggacggaaaggactaacgagGTCCAGTTTGCAGAGTTAAGGGATTAAAATggcctttttaaaaattaaaggactaaaatgaaccccgagataaagttaaaggatgaaaaagggtattttgccattTTTCTATGACCTTTCcaccaatttttaaaattttagatacGTTCAAACTGTTGTTTGGTTATTTAAGTTTTGGTACTGTGATAATCTTGCTTATGGCATTTAGTTGgtgattttgtttttgaaaaaaataatttataaaattgaaattttaatattaatggaaAGAAAAAGTTATGAActtaatacaaaaaatatataatgaaagACAAAAATGATTCATATATCAATCCTATTAATATTATCTACTTAatctaaatgcaaggttgtcatgatgacaactttTGCAACAACCCTAGACCTAAAAATGATGTGTCATTCTAATATAACACTAATGCTGACGTGTCAATcttttaaaatttctaatattaattaattatttgtattataatattttggaataaatagttaaattattttttatttttatagtattataattcaataattcaataataataataataataataataataataataagctcTCTCAGGATTCTGCCCCCTAATGTCTCTGATCACTCTCTTCTATACATGTATGATCAGCACCTAAATCTCAGGAGGCATAAGAGATTCAGGTTACTTAACTGCATCACTGAGTGTGATAATTACCAGCAAACTGTTCAAGTTAACTGGGAAGTTCCTATTGCAGGGAGACCTAGCTATGTCCTTTGGCATAAGCTTAGGAGACTGCAATCTGATCTATATAAGATGAATAAGACTCTGCTCATGGCCAGGCAACATGTTGTGCAAGCTAGAGAAGATCTGACTCAGGCTCAATGTGATCTATCTGCTGATAGAATGAATCAAGAGAAGATTGCTAGGGTTAAGCTCTGTATTGAGAATTTGCTTAAATGGAATGAGATTGAAGGGCATATTCTGCACCAAAGAGCTAAGATTAAGTGGCTAAAAGATGGTGATGGCAACAACTCCTACTTTCATGCAACTGTGAAAGCTAAGCAAGCATCTAAATCCCTGAATATGTTGGAGACTGAAAATGGCCATTTGCTGACCTCTCAAGAGGACATAGAAGGAGAAATCTTGAACTTCTATGGTGGCCTTATGGGTCACAGGGAACAGAATCTTGATCAGGTCAATCTGGAAGCATTGAGGAAATGTGCTCAACTTCAAGGTATGCAAAAATACAGCCTGGTGCAACCTATCTCTGATGAAGAAATTTATGCTGCCCTAAAGGGAATTGATGATAACTCTACTCCTAGCCTGGATGGTTACACAGCCAAATTCTTTAAAGCAAGTTGGGACATTATCAAAGGGGATGTCATTGCTGCTGTTAAGGAATTTTTTGAAAGAGGTAATTTATATAAGGCCTTTAATTGTACCTTAGTCTCCCTGCTCCCAAAAAGTAAGTCAGCTAAGTGCATTAGGGATTTCAGACCTATATCTTTGTGCACCACTGTTTACAAAATCATCTCTAGAATAATGACTGCTAGGCTGAGTCTTGTTCATACCAAAAACAAAATTGATACTACCATATTTATAGAAAGTTTCTCAAAACAATTTTAATCACTTATCTGCTAATTCTGTATTTAGttcttaaatttatttttgatttttgatattaATAAGAAATTGTGAAAAATTAACCgaggctctctctctctctctctctctctctctctctctctctctctctctctctctctctctctctctctccaccgTTAGCTTTTTCCTCGGAAACCCTAAGCTATCTTCACTGTTACAGAGCCGCTCGCTGTGACACCAAATCGTTCAAAGGTTCTTACTCTCCAATTCAAGAGCTTCCTATTCAGCCGCAAAATCGGAGGTAGTGAAATTGAAGGCAGTGGCGGCGGAGATGACAGTTTTTGGTTCTCTGATTGGCCGCAAGTATCGTCTCGTGTTGGGTAACGATCGTGATGTACTTCAGATGTCTTCCATAGATCcaggatcttcttcttcctcagcgTTTCCAGATCAACCTCATAATCTCAGGTATTTATGCTCTTCGATCTGTATGATTTCAGTTATTTTGATTCGTTTTTGGTGATCTGAGATTAgatgaatgtgaaagaatttCAATGGCTCTAGTAGTGatttgatgttttttattttttggatATTCTGAAGACTCTATTTTCTTTAGTGTTTATGAAGGAATTGAAACTAGTAATCCTATGTTTTTGGTGTGAAGAATGGCTTCTTTTGACTAGTGTTCATGTTGTTTATCAAGGTTTTAAAAATTGCAATAACTGCTTATTGTTAGCTTAATTTTATGAACGGTTGGTACTCTTTTTTCCTCCTCTAAATAATAGTCTCATGCTTATTCTCTCCTAAATTTTATATACTTTGAAGTGTTGAAGTTGCAGCTAACTTTTATGCTGAATCATGATATGTTTTAGTTGGTTGCAGAGTTTACGGGGATATTCGGCTCTGATTGACGTTCCAGTTAATGCTTCCTTTAGCTATTGCAGTAGTAGCATTTTTGTATCCCTCCAACTATACTCACTCAAGATATTGGTTTTCATCAATAGGTATGCCTCACACTTTTGTAACACTTGTGCTTAGCGCTTATCCCATTTTTTGTGAAATTTGGTTTTGATAAACTTTTATGGTTATTCTGTATCTACATATTTTTGGGAGCAAACTCTAGTCAGTTTTCCCAATACAAACATAAATAGTTGTTGGCTTGGTGACAGATTAGAAGATGTTAAAGATCAGCTTGAAGAGTTGGAGAAAAGAGTTGAAATTTCCAAAGGTGGTAAAATTGTTAACATAACTTCATGAGCTCAGAAATTTCAAGAGGTGTTAGGCTtcgtttcttttgaattttgtagCCAGGAGATTTGGAAAAGGTACAGCTTGGTCTCTGCCACAGTTACAGCAGAACAAAAGTGTCTCGTTCCCAGACGCACTTCGCCTCATCAATTCCTCTGACTCGTCGAAATGTGTTGCGTACGCGT encodes:
- the LOC131618447 gene encoding uncharacterized protein LOC131618447, coding for MTVFGSLIGRKYRLVLGNDRDVLQMSSIDPGSSSSSAFPDQPHNLSWLQSLRGYSALIDVPVNASFSYCSSSIFVSLQLYSLKILVFINRYASHFCNTCA